A single Thermosynechococcus vestitus BP-1 DNA region contains:
- a CDS encoding Rpn family recombination-promoting nuclease/putative transposase, with protein sequence MRRDSLFYQLFALLGIDTPEGYRFDSVELKQTAFRIDGVFVPPDPAGTVYFCEVQFQRDNTFYERFFAEIFLYLRLYRSTFADWQAVVIYPNRQTEQESFAPYDLLVHSPRLRRVYLNELGSPDNLPLSLALMQLTVLSEAEMPTVARLLAERTHTEAVPRPEVIIELITTIVLYKFTELSREEVLRMLGFTTEELKRTRFYREVYAEAREEGLHEGLQQGLQQGLQQGLQQGRQQGLQQGLQQGLEQGLQQGLQQGLQQGEALVILRQLRRRFGSVPSELEERIWRLSVSQIEALAEALLDFRELEEVAAWLGRFA encoded by the coding sequence ATGCGCCGCGACTCTCTCTTTTATCAACTCTTTGCCCTCTTGGGCATAGACACCCCTGAGGGGTATCGTTTTGACTCAGTTGAGCTGAAGCAAACCGCCTTTCGCATCGATGGCGTCTTTGTGCCCCCTGACCCTGCAGGCACGGTTTATTTCTGTGAGGTGCAGTTTCAGCGGGATAACACCTTCTATGAACGCTTCTTTGCGGAGATTTTTCTCTATCTGCGCCTGTATCGCTCCACCTTTGCAGATTGGCAAGCGGTGGTGATTTATCCGAATCGGCAAACGGAGCAAGAGTCTTTTGCTCCCTATGACCTGTTGGTCCATAGTCCCCGCCTGCGGCGAGTGTATCTGAATGAGTTGGGGTCACCGGACAACTTGCCATTGAGCCTGGCCCTGATGCAGCTTACGGTGTTATCCGAAGCAGAGATGCCCACAGTGGCAAGGTTACTGGCTGAGCGCACTCACACAGAGGCGGTGCCAAGGCCAGAAGTCATAATAGAGTTAATCACGACGATTGTGCTGTACAAGTTCACGGAGCTGAGTCGGGAGGAGGTGTTGCGGATGCTGGGGTTTACCACTGAGGAACTGAAGCGGACACGATTTTATCGGGAGGTGTATGCGGAGGCACGGGAGGAAGGATTACACGAAGGATTGCAACAGGGATTGCAACAAGGATTACAGCAGGGATTACAGCAAGGAAGACAACAGGGATTGCAACAGGGACTGCAACAAGGACTGGAGCAGGGACTGCAACAAGGATTACAGCAGGGATTACAGCAGGGAGAAGCACTTGTGATTTTGCGGCAGTTAAGGCGGCGATTTGGGAGTGTGCCTAGTGAGCTGGAGGAGCGAATCTGGCGGCTCTCTGTTTCACAGATTGAGGCTTTGGCGGAAGCGTTGCTTGACTTCAGGGAGCTGGAGGAAGTGGCAGCATGGCTAGGGCGCTTTGCTTGA